A genomic segment from Pseudoxanthomonas sp. CF385 encodes:
- a CDS encoding glycoside hydrolase family 43 protein, with the protein MTLHRLHAACRRRALVGIACGALVAALLPASAVAQSPAPVYFDWFEYVGRDAAFEPPLPAGHYRNPVLAGFHADPSVVAANGKFYLVNSSFTYFPGIPVFESTDLVHWKQIGNVIDRPTQLDFDGLSFSRGIFAPTIEFHEGTFYVVTTATDSGGNFIATARDPAGPWSDPHWLPGIGGIDPSLFFDDDGKVYLLNNDEPAGPARYDGHRAIWMQEIDLARFQPVGPRKVLIDGGVEPEKNPIWIEGPHLYKREGGYYLSDAEGGTGPQHSQVVLRSREVWGPYVPYAGNPILTQRDLPADRPLPITNAGHADLVEGPDGTWWAVFLASRNYQGRHYNTGRETYLLPVAWRDGWPEILPAGKTIPYLARAPSWMQGEAAQALSTGNFVHRDEFDGTALASEWLRVRVPKRAWAELATRPGSLAVHPLAEDLDTLRNPAFLGRRQQHLRFDASTAMTAPVPGVAAGLAAFQSEAYWYFLGVRRIDGGQLSVFLEGRDGSGSTRTLATRQIAAADRVRLKISGDEGDYGFAFDAGDGRGWQTVADKVDGTVLSTDRAGGFVGTLLGPFARDERPSRSP; encoded by the coding sequence TGCGGCGCGTTGGTGGCCGCACTTCTGCCCGCCAGTGCAGTGGCGCAGTCGCCGGCGCCGGTCTATTTCGACTGGTTCGAGTACGTCGGTCGCGATGCCGCCTTCGAACCGCCGCTGCCCGCGGGGCACTACCGCAATCCGGTGTTGGCCGGCTTCCATGCCGACCCCAGCGTCGTCGCAGCGAATGGCAAATTCTATCTGGTGAACTCCAGCTTCACCTACTTCCCGGGCATTCCCGTGTTCGAAAGCACGGACCTGGTGCACTGGAAGCAGATCGGCAACGTCATCGACCGGCCCACGCAACTGGACTTCGACGGCCTGAGCTTCTCGCGCGGCATCTTCGCGCCGACCATCGAATTCCACGAAGGCACGTTCTACGTGGTCACCACCGCCACCGACAGCGGCGGCAACTTCATCGCCACCGCGCGTGATCCCGCCGGACCGTGGTCGGATCCCCACTGGCTCCCGGGCATCGGCGGCATCGATCCATCGCTGTTCTTCGACGACGACGGCAAAGTCTACCTGCTCAACAACGACGAGCCGGCGGGACCGGCCCGCTACGACGGCCACCGCGCCATCTGGATGCAGGAGATCGACCTGGCGCGCTTCCAGCCGGTCGGTCCGCGCAAGGTGCTGATCGACGGCGGCGTGGAACCGGAGAAGAATCCGATCTGGATCGAAGGCCCGCATCTCTACAAGCGTGAGGGCGGGTACTACCTCTCCGATGCGGAGGGCGGCACCGGGCCCCAGCATTCGCAGGTGGTGCTGCGCAGCCGCGAAGTCTGGGGTCCGTACGTGCCGTACGCGGGCAATCCCATCCTGACCCAGCGCGATCTTCCGGCGGACCGGCCGTTGCCGATCACCAACGCCGGCCACGCCGATCTGGTGGAGGGTCCGGACGGCACGTGGTGGGCGGTGTTCCTCGCGAGCCGCAACTACCAGGGGCGCCACTACAACACGGGTCGGGAAACGTACCTCTTGCCGGTGGCGTGGCGTGACGGATGGCCGGAGATTCTGCCGGCGGGCAAGACCATTCCTTACCTCGCGCGCGCGCCGTCGTGGATGCAGGGCGAAGCGGCGCAGGCGCTGTCCACCGGCAACTTCGTCCACCGCGACGAGTTCGACGGCACGGCGCTGGCCAGCGAGTGGCTGCGCGTGCGCGTGCCGAAGCGGGCGTGGGCCGAGCTGGCGACGCGCCCGGGCTCGCTCGCCGTCCACCCGCTGGCGGAAGACCTGGACACGTTGCGCAACCCCGCGTTCCTGGGGCGGCGCCAGCAGCATCTGCGTTTCGACGCCAGCACCGCAATGACGGCGCCGGTGCCGGGCGTCGCCGCAGGCCTGGCCGCGTTCCAGAGCGAGGCCTATTGGTACTTCCTCGGCGTGCGCCGCATCGACGGCGGACAGCTGTCGGTGTTCCTGGAAGGGCGCGACGGTAGCGGGAGCACGCGCACGCTGGCCACGCGGCAGATCGCCGCCGCCGATAGGGTCCGCCTGAAGATCAGCGGCGACGAAGGCGACTACGGGTTTGCCTTCGATGCCGGCGACGGGCGCGGTTGGCAGACCGTCGCCGACAAGGTCGATGGCACGGTGTTGAGCACAGACCGGGCAGGGGGCTTCGTGGGCACTTTGCTCGGCCCCTTTGCGCGTGATGAACGTCCCTCAAGGAGCCCATGA